The following DNA comes from Gordonia zhaorongruii.
ACCGAGGAGTGGTTCAGGCGGGCGGCCGTGATCGGTGAACAGGCCGTCCGACAGCATCCGGGCGATCGCATCTGTCCCGCGGGATACGCGCTCCCGGAAGCGCACGCGATCGGCTCCGTTGAACTTCTGCTGGCTCACTTCGGCGCCCATGAGGCAATGGTGCCGAACGACGAGGCGTTCCTGGTGCCGATCGATGCATTTGCTTTCCTGTCTGCCGTGCAGAGTTCCCCGCACAGCGGCGGAAACCGTGTCACGAAGTCTCACGCGCTGAGCGGTGAAATCCAGACGGCGAGGTCCATCCACAGATCTCGGGCAAGGCGCGAGAACCCGAACCGCAGTGAGGGCTGATCGGTGAGGGTCGTCCCATGACGGCGATCAGACCGGGCGTGTACCCGACGAAGCTTCTCAACCGGAGCGTGGGCCGTGCGGGCCTCGCCGAGCTGATCCGCACTCGACACGCGCGTCTGATCCGAAGAGGCTGGTACGAGGTGGGAAACGCGAACTCCGATGAGGTGGCCGCGGTAGCGCGCGGCGGAGTGCTCAGTTGCGTGAGCGCATTGAGACGTCACGGGGTCTGGGTGCCGGAGACTCACGAACTGCACATTCGCGGGAACTCGTCGGCGGTGCGGTACCGGAAGGGGCCGTTCTGCCGGGACTTCCGTCGCCCTTCGGCCGAAGAGGGCGCCGTCGACGACATCGCGGTTGCCGTTCGTCACGCCGCCCGTTGCCTGAGTGGAGAGGGCTTCGTCGTCGTGTGCGATTCGATCCTCAATCGGCGACTGATGACAGTCGACGAACTCGACTATCAGTTTCGTGACGCACCGCTGTGGGCGCAGCGTCTACTCGCCAAGTGCGATGGAAGATCCGAGTCGGGCCCGGAGACCATGGCCAGGCTCCGGCTGCTCGGACAGAAGGTCCGGGTCCGGACCCAAGTGGTGATCGAGGGAGTGGGACGCGTGGACCTGCTCGTCGGCGACTATCTGATCATCGAAATCGACGGGTGGGAGTTCCACGGGGACCGTCAGCACTTCCAGAGTGACCGCAGTCGGGACATCGCGGCCCACGAGTTGGGCTTTCACACTCTCCGGTTCACGTACGCGGACGTGGTCTACCGATGGGACGAGACCAACGCTCAAATTCTGGCCGCGGTACGCGCTGGAGTGCACATCCGACGGAGCCGACGCGCGGGAGTTTCCCCGCACAGCGACGGAAACCGTGTCACAGGGTTATCGGACGGTATCGGGGAACCTTAGACGGGCTGAGATCGCTAGCATCGTGTCATGCCGAACGAGATGACCGCCGACCTGCACACCCACACGAACTGCTCGGACGGCACAGACACTCCGCAACAGCTCCTGGCGAAGGCGAAGGTAGCGGGTCTCACCACGCTCGGCCTCACCGATCACGACACCGCAGCCGGATGGGACGAGGCTGCGCTGAACGTTCCCGCCGGAATGAGAATCCTGCCGGGCGCCGAGTTCTCCACGAAGCATCCGGCACCTGACGGCACGCTCGTATCGGTGCATCTGCTCGGTTACCTGTTCGACCGGAACAACGCGGAGATCGTCGCCGAGTGGGAGCGCATGAGCTCGGAGCGGTCCAACAGGGGTACGCGGATCGTCGAGAACCTGATCGACGCTGATTACCCGATCACCCTCGACCGGGTACGGGAGATCGCCGGCCGGACCAATATCGGACGTCCGCACATCGCTCGTGCGCTGGTCGAGGCAGGCTCCGTCGATTCGGTGGGTGAGGCGTTCGATGGTCTGCTGAACGACGAGGGCGCACATTACGTGGCGCTGCAGTCGTTGTCGCTGGAGAACGGCATCAGGATGATCGATGCGGCCGGCGGTGTCCCGATCATCGCGCACCCGCGTGCCCGTGCGGCGTCGTCGCTTCTGACGGAAGAGGTGCTCGAATCGTTGACGAAGCACGGTTTGAAGGGCATCGAGGTCCGCCATCCCGATCACGATGATGCCGCCCGAACGGAGCTCACCGGAATCGCGATCGACCTCGGCCTGATCCAGACCGGTTCGAGTGACTACCACGGCGAGAACAAGGTTCTCCAGCTCGGGCAGGAGCGAACGCCGGACGACGTCGTCGAGCAGATCGTCGCTCTCGGATGCACGGCACCGTTCACGAAGCAGTAGGAATCCCGTGGCACCGAAAGACAAGATCGACCCTGCACAGACGCGAGCCGCCGTGCTCGCAGTTGCCGAATGGCTGCGGGACGAGACCGTCGAGCAACCGAGTCGGCACGCACTCGCAGCAGCTGTGCGGGCCACGGCGCGGACCGTCGCTCAGGACGCGCCCGGCAACTCCGTGGAAGTGCGCGTCCCGCCGTTCGTTGCCGTCCAGTGCATCGAGGGGGTCCGTCACACGCGGGGAACTCCGCCGAACGTTCTCGAGACGTCGCCACGCCAATGGCTGCTCCTCGCGACGGGACTCGAGTCGCTCGACGACGCGGTGGCCGCCCACCAGGTGAGCGTCTCCGGGCATCGCGCAGGCGACGTCGCCGACTATCTGCCGGTGATCCCGCTTGCAGCGGTCGGGAGTTCGCTAGAACGCTAGAACGCCTTCTGTTCTGCGCTGCACTGTCCGGTCGTCACGCGCTTCGAGTCCAGCGAACTGGTGTTGGACGCATTGGCGACGAAGGTGATGCGGCCGACTCCGGTTTTCACGTCGGTGAACTTCACAGTGTTGTCGGGTCCGACGACCCGCTTGGACCACTGCTCGCCGCCGTTGCGTCCGGTGTCGAGGTTCGCCCAGGTGAATGAGACGTCCTGGTCGTAGCCGAGTACCGACACGGCGTCGGTCTTCATCGTGATCGTCATGGTTCCGTCACCGTCGGCGGCGGCCCGAAGAACGGTGTTCGCCTGCAGAGGGAGGGGCGCCACGTTCGGATTGAGGTAGTTCATGGTGCAGGTGGTCGACGGCTCTGCCGACGCTTCACCTGCTACGCCGAATGGTGCGATGAGCGCCGTGCCGCCGATGGCGGCGGCGGCCAATGTCGCTGATCGTGCTCTCACGGGGGTTTCCTTCCGTCGCGGTCGCACCCGATCCTCGGTGCACCGGGTCGTGCTCGGTATGTCGCGCATCGAACGCGGACCGTTAGCCTGCCCACTTCAGCGTCCGAGAGTTTTCCGAACCGGCCGACCGGCCAGTACGCTGGGGGGACGCCCGTCCCAGCCCTCGAACCCGGAGCGTCGCTCGTGACAGATCTGTCGATCCACTCCCGCAATCTGCTGGATCCGCAGCAGCCCGACGAAGTCGAGAACGAGCCGCGCGAGGAGTGCGGTGTCTTCGGTGTCTGGGCGCCCGGTGAGGACGTCTCCAAGCTGACCTATTACGGTCTCTACGCGCTGCAGCACCGAGGCCAGGAAGCTGCGGGGATCGCCGTCGGCGACGGCTCGCAGGTCCTCGTCTTCAAGGATCTCGGGCTCGTCAGCCAGGTGTTCGACGAGCAGACGCTCGCATCGATGCACGGTCACGTCGCCGTCGGGCATTGCCGATACTCGACGACCGGGTCCACCACCTGGGAGAACTCGCAGCCGATCTTCCGCCACACCGATGCAGGTAGCGGCGTCGCACTCGGCCATAACGGCAACCTGGTGAACACCGCGGAACTTGCCGCCCGCGCACGCGAACTCGGCGTGTACGGCTCGGGCAGCCGCGGGGCCGCCACCTCCGACTCGGACGTCGTCGGTGCGCTGCTCGCGCACGGAGCGGCAGACAAGACCCTCGAGCAGGCGGCCGCCGAACTGCTGCCGAGCCTCAAGGGCGCCTTCTGCCTCACCTTCCAGGACGAGACGACGCTGTACGCGGCGCGCGACCCGCACGGCATCCGCCCGCTATCGCTCGGACGGCTCGACCGCGGCTGGGTCGTCGCCTCCGAGACCGCAGCGTTCGACATCGTCGGGGCGTCCTTCGTCCGCGACATCGAACCGGGCGAACTGCTCGCCATCGACCACAACGGCGTCCGCAGCACCCGGTTCGCCGAGGCGACGCCGAAGTTCTGCGTGTTCGAGAACGTCTACCTGGCTCGACCGGACAGCGTCATCAACGGTCGTGCGGTGCATTCGACCCGAGTCGACATCGGTCGGCGCCTCGCCCGCGAGGAACCGGCCGAGGGCGACCTGGTGATCCCGGTCCCCGAATCCGGAACGCCTGCGGCGGTCGGCTTCGCGCAGGAATCCGGCATTCCGTACGGCCAGGGCCTCATGAAGAACGCCTATGTGGGGCGCACGTTCATCCAGCCGTCGCAGACCATCCGCCAACTCGGCATCCGTCTCAAGCTCAATCCGCTGCGCGAAGTGATCAGGGGCCGCAAACTCGTCGTGGTCGACGATTCGATCGTGCGCGGCAACACCCAGCGTGCGCTCATCCGGATGCTGCGCGAAGCCGGGGCGCTCGAAGTGCACGTGCGCATCGCATCGGCACCGGTCCGCTGGCCGTGCTTCTACGGCATCGACTTCGCGTCGCCCGCCGAGCTCATCGCCAACGGCATGGAGTCCGAGGAGCACATGGTCGACGGCGTGCGCCAGGCCATCGGTGCCGACACCCTCGGCTACATCAGCGTCGACGGGATGATCGCCGCCACCGGGCAGGAGTCGTCCAACCTGTGCGCCGCGTGCTTCGACGGTCACTACCCGATCGAGCTGCCGGAGGAGACGGCGATGGGCAAGGCCGTCCTCGAGACGATGAGCGGCGCCGATGGCAGCGTGCCGCACCCGTTGTCGGCGGGTAACGACAATGTCAGCGCCGTCATGCGGCCGTAGTCGCGCCTGGGATACGACAGACTTCACACGTCAGGGCACTCAGGTAGCGTGAGTGCGTCAGATTGCGGTGGCCGATCAACGGTCATGCGCCCAGAAATGTTCAGGAGAACCAACACCATGACGGACGGGTCTGCCTCCGACCAGACTGCCGGCGCTTCATACGCGTCCGCGGGCGTAGACATCGACGCAGGTGAGCGGGCCATCGAGCTGTTCGCGCCGCACGCCAAGCGTGCCACTCGCCCCGAGGTTCTCGGAGGACTCGGCGGCTTCGCGGGTCTCTTCTCGATGAAGGGCGACTACCGCGAGCCGGTACTCGCCGCGTCGAGCGACGGCGTCGGCACCAAGCTGGCGGTCGCGCAGGCGATGGGCGTGCACCACACGGTGGGTCGCGACCTGGTCGCCATGGTCGTCGACGATCTCGTCGTGTGCGGCGCGGAGCCGCTGTTCCTGCAGGACTACATCGCAGTGGGCAAGGTGATCCCGGAGATGGTCGCCGACATCGTGAAGGGCATCGCCGACGGTTGCGTCGACGCCGGATGCGCACTTCTGGGCGGCGAGACCGCCGAGCATCCCGGTCTCATGGGCGACGGCCACTACGACATCTCGGCCACTGGCGTCGGCATCGTGGAAGCCGACTCGATTCTCGGACCCGACCGTGTGCGCCCCGGCGACGTCGTCATCGCCATGGGGTCCTCAGGCCTGCATTCGAACGGATACTCGCTGGCCCGCAAGGTCCTCCTCGAACTGGGGCACCTGGATCTGGGCGGTCACGTCGAGGAGTTCGGCCGCACGCTCGGCGAGGAACTCCTCGAGCCGACGCGCATCTACGCCAAGGACTGCCTGGCGCTGGTTGCGGAATCCGAGGTCCGGACCTTCGCGCACATCACCGGGGGCGGCCTGGCCGACAACCTGGGCCGTGTCCTGCCCAAGGGGCTGGAAGCAGTTCTCGAGCGCGGCTCGTGGACGCCCGCCCCGATCTTCTCGCTCATCGCCCAGCGCGGCCGCGTCGAACGCGCCGAGATGGAGCGCACGTTCAACATGGGCGTCGGCATGGTTGCGATCGTCGCGCCCGAGGACACCGATCGCGCGCAGGCGGTGCTCACTGCCCGCCACGTCGACAACTGGGTGCTCGGTTCGATCAAGCGCTCCGCGGATGGAGTGTCGGGTAGTGCCGAGCTCGTCGGGGACCATTCGCGGTTCTGAGCCGGGTACGCAGCTGACGTCGCTTCGGTGACGGGGTGCGCCCTTCGACGACCGAGTTCATCGCTGGCACACCCGATAGTCGTCGCTGCTGCAGAATGTGGCCAGAATATCGAGGCCAGAGGGAAGATTGCCCTCGGAGGGCCGCGTGCCGGTCATCTACCGCAGCGTCGCACTCGATCGGCGAGTCGGGAAGGCCTGCACTCGGCATCTGATCCGCGGGTCGGGACTGACGTCCGTTACCCGATCAGCGATGGGACGGCGGCGTCAACCGCGCGAAGAACACTGAACGGCCGAGCGGACGTCGTATCGGTCCGCTCGACCGTCAGGTGAGATTGCGCAGCCACTCGGAGGTGGCGACGTCTTGGGTACTGCAGAGGCAGAAGACTGCGTCAGGCGCGTCGCCATTCGTCTTCGCTGTATCGGCTGTCCTCGTCCGACCACGAGTCGGCGGCATACGACGAATGGCCGCTGCTGCCCGACAGTTCGCGCTGCAAACTGTCCAGATCGGTGTTCGGAGTGGAGTACTTCAGCTGACGAGCAACCTTCGTCTGCTTTGCTTTAGCCCGGCCGCGGCCCATATTGGGACCCCCTCGCACAATGACGGGGCGGCCAACGTCGTGGCGGCCCCGTTCTATCCGTTAATAGTTCTCGTGCAGACAGTCTAGCGCGAACACGCAATTAAATCCCCTCCCCCTTCCCCAAGTGGGTGGCGAGAGGTGTCACAGTTGGCATAACAGGTGGTCAGGGCTTTCCGCGGAGCTTGTTGATGGCTGCCCGGCCCGCTGGAATCGCGTCGTCGGCGGTGTACAGGTCGGCATCGATGCGCGCTGCGGCGCCCGACTCGGCGTCGTCGCCGACGAGGAGTTCCGCGTCGGCCGGCACCGAGCGCTTCACGAGTGCGAGCGCCACCGGGCCCAACTCGAAGTGGTCGATGACGGTGCCGACGCGGCCGAGTGAGCGTCCGCCGACGAACACCGAATCGCCCGTCGACGGCCGGTAGTCGGCACTGCCGTCGAGGTGCAGGAGTACCAGGCGCCGCGGGGGCCGACCGAGGTTCGCTACCCGGGACACCGTCTCCTGGCCGCGGTAGCACCCCTTCTCCAGGTGGACTGCGCCGCCTTCGTCGGGGCTGCCGATCCAGTCGGCCTCGTGCGGGATGGTCCGCTCATCGGTGTCCAGGCCCAATCGCGGACGCCCGGCGGCGACACGCAGCGCCTCGAGGGTCCACATTCCCGCAGGCGCCGCGCCCGCGTTGACGAGTGTCTCCCACCAGCGGGGCAGATCGTCGCGCGGCACCACGACGTCGACGACGGGTGCGGTGCGCCCCTCGCCGGTCGGCGGCATGACCCGCCAGAAGCCGAGCGGCTCGTCGTCGTGGTGGAGTTCGGGCAGGTCGCCTGCTGCATAGACGTCGGCGGCGGCCGGGATGTCCAGGACCGAGGCGATCTCACCGGTCCGCACGTCCGGGCCGACGAGCGTGATGACGGCCATGTCGGTCCGCAGGGTGGGCGTTACCTGGGCCCAGAAGACCATCTTGGTGAGGAAGTCCGACAGGGGCGCACCGCGAGCGGTCTCGGTGTCGAGCCAGGTGACCTCGTTGATGTCGGTCAGAACGAAGTGGTCCTCCACGCGGCCGTTCCCGTTGAGCGAGAGGTTCTCGGCGCTGCGCCGGTCACCCAGCTCTGCCACGTGCTGCGTGGAGATCGTGTGCAGCCAGCTGAGCCGCTCGGGGCCCGCGAGTTCGATGACCGCACGATTGCTGCGGTCGACGATCGCCGCGCTCCGGGTGGCGCGACGTTGCTCGCCCAACGGATCGCCGTAATGCCACGCAACGCCGGGACTCGCGTCGTCCTCCGGGGTGACGACGGCGCCGGGCTGCGACGCGAGCAGGGGCGACACGTAGGTGTCGTCGGAAGCTGGACGAATCGGATCCGCAGACATACCTGCAGTCTACGGTGGTGGACGTGATCGTGGTCGATGGCAGCGGTGAGGTGCATGACCCCGAGGCCCCGTTGCTGCACGCCGACGACCTGGGGGCACTGCGCGGCGACGGAGTGTTCGAGACGATCCTCATCCGCGGTGGCCGCGCGCGCCTCGTCGATGAGCACCTGCGGCGTCTCGCAGACGGAGCAGCCGGTCTGGACTTGCCGGCACCCGACCCGACGGCGCTCCGGCGGTGCATCGATGTCGCAGAACGACAATGGGCCTCAGGCGACGAGGCCGCGCTTCGCGTCATCTGCTCGCGCGGCCGGGAGTCCGTTCCGGATGGGCCGCCGACCGTCTACGTGACGGTCGGTCCGCTCCCGGCGCGGTCGGTCGTGGCACGTCGTGCGGGCGTATCCGTCATGACTCTCGAGCGGGCCGACGACCCGGACGTCGTACCGCGTGCCCCGTGGGAGTTACTCGGGGTGAAGGCACTCAGCTACGCGCGGAACATGGCGGCGCTGCGCCACGCGCACCGTGCGGGTGCCGACGACGGCATCTACCTGTCCTCGGCCGGGTCGGTCCTGGAGAGTCCCCGAGCGAACGTCGTCGCCGTGATCGACGGGGTCTTGACGGCGACCCCGCGTGCGGACGGGATCCTGCCGGGAATCACTCAGGCCGCGCTGTTCGCCACCGCGGAACGGCGCGGACTCGTCGTCGGCGAGCGACGGCTGACACCGGCGGACCTTCGCGGCGCCGACGGAGTGTGGCTGTTGTCGTCGCTCACTCTCGCTGCGCGGGTCCACGCATTGGACGGCGAACGGCTGCCGCCGCTGAGCGTGAGCGCGCCGGACATCGCCGCGCTGGTGGACGAAGCAGTCGCCGGATAGCGATGCGAGCCTCCTGGCCGCGGCGCAGACTGGTCGTGGGTCATCTCAGTCACTAAGGGTTGCTTTCCGGATCACTGCTACTACGCTTCGTAGTAACGCTCTTACAC
Coding sequences within:
- the purM gene encoding phosphoribosylformylglycinamidine cyclo-ligase, which codes for MTDGSASDQTAGASYASAGVDIDAGERAIELFAPHAKRATRPEVLGGLGGFAGLFSMKGDYREPVLAASSDGVGTKLAVAQAMGVHHTVGRDLVAMVVDDLVVCGAEPLFLQDYIAVGKVIPEMVADIVKGIADGCVDAGCALLGGETAEHPGLMGDGHYDISATGVGIVEADSILGPDRVRPGDVVIAMGSSGLHSNGYSLARKVLLELGHLDLGGHVEEFGRTLGEELLEPTRIYAKDCLALVAESEVRTFAHITGGGLADNLGRVLPKGLEAVLERGSWTPAPIFSLIAQRGRVERAEMERTFNMGVGMVAIVAPEDTDRAQAVLTARHVDNWVLGSIKRSADGVSGSAELVGDHSRF
- a CDS encoding aminodeoxychorismate lyase — its product is MVDVIVVDGSGEVHDPEAPLLHADDLGALRGDGVFETILIRGGRARLVDEHLRRLADGAAGLDLPAPDPTALRRCIDVAERQWASGDEAALRVICSRGRESVPDGPPTVYVTVGPLPARSVVARRAGVSVMTLERADDPDVVPRAPWELLGVKALSYARNMAALRHAHRAGADDGIYLSSAGSVLESPRANVVAVIDGVLTATPRADGILPGITQAALFATAERRGLVVGERRLTPADLRGADGVWLLSSLTLAARVHALDGERLPPLSVSAPDIAALVDEAVAG
- a CDS encoding endonuclease domain-containing protein, translated to MTAIRPGVYPTKLLNRSVGRAGLAELIRTRHARLIRRGWYEVGNANSDEVAAVARGGVLSCVSALRRHGVWVPETHELHIRGNSSAVRYRKGPFCRDFRRPSAEEGAVDDIAVAVRHAARCLSGEGFVVVCDSILNRRLMTVDELDYQFRDAPLWAQRLLAKCDGRSESGPETMARLRLLGQKVRVRTQVVIEGVGRVDLLVGDYLIIEIDGWEFHGDRQHFQSDRSRDIAAHELGFHTLRFTYADVVYRWDETNAQILAAVRAGVHIRRSRRAGVSPHSDGNRVTGLSDGIGEP
- a CDS encoding YgfZ/GcvT domain-containing protein, which gives rise to MSADPIRPASDDTYVSPLLASQPGAVVTPEDDASPGVAWHYGDPLGEQRRATRSAAIVDRSNRAVIELAGPERLSWLHTISTQHVAELGDRRSAENLSLNGNGRVEDHFVLTDINEVTWLDTETARGAPLSDFLTKMVFWAQVTPTLRTDMAVITLVGPDVRTGEIASVLDIPAAADVYAAGDLPELHHDDEPLGFWRVMPPTGEGRTAPVVDVVVPRDDLPRWWETLVNAGAAPAGMWTLEALRVAAGRPRLGLDTDERTIPHEADWIGSPDEGGAVHLEKGCYRGQETVSRVANLGRPPRRLVLLHLDGSADYRPSTGDSVFVGGRSLGRVGTVIDHFELGPVALALVKRSVPADAELLVGDDAESGAAARIDADLYTADDAIPAGRAAINKLRGKP
- a CDS encoding DUF3073 domain-containing protein is translated as MGRGRAKAKQTKVARQLKYSTPNTDLDSLQRELSGSSGHSSYAADSWSDEDSRYSEDEWRRA
- the purF gene encoding amidophosphoribosyltransferase, encoding MTDLSIHSRNLLDPQQPDEVENEPREECGVFGVWAPGEDVSKLTYYGLYALQHRGQEAAGIAVGDGSQVLVFKDLGLVSQVFDEQTLASMHGHVAVGHCRYSTTGSTTWENSQPIFRHTDAGSGVALGHNGNLVNTAELAARARELGVYGSGSRGAATSDSDVVGALLAHGAADKTLEQAAAELLPSLKGAFCLTFQDETTLYAARDPHGIRPLSLGRLDRGWVVASETAAFDIVGASFVRDIEPGELLAIDHNGVRSTRFAEATPKFCVFENVYLARPDSVINGRAVHSTRVDIGRRLAREEPAEGDLVIPVPESGTPAAVGFAQESGIPYGQGLMKNAYVGRTFIQPSQTIRQLGIRLKLNPLREVIRGRKLVVVDDSIVRGNTQRALIRMLREAGALEVHVRIASAPVRWPCFYGIDFASPAELIANGMESEEHMVDGVRQAIGADTLGYISVDGMIAATGQESSNLCAACFDGHYPIELPEETAMGKAVLETMSGADGSVPHPLSAGNDNVSAVMRP
- a CDS encoding PHP domain-containing protein — protein: MPNEMTADLHTHTNCSDGTDTPQQLLAKAKVAGLTTLGLTDHDTAAGWDEAALNVPAGMRILPGAEFSTKHPAPDGTLVSVHLLGYLFDRNNAEIVAEWERMSSERSNRGTRIVENLIDADYPITLDRVREIAGRTNIGRPHIARALVEAGSVDSVGEAFDGLLNDEGAHYVALQSLSLENGIRMIDAAGGVPIIAHPRARAASSLLTEEVLESLTKHGLKGIEVRHPDHDDAARTELTGIAIDLGLIQTGSSDYHGENKVLQLGQERTPDDVVEQIVALGCTAPFTKQ
- a CDS encoding sterol carrier family protein, with product MAPKDKIDPAQTRAAVLAVAEWLRDETVEQPSRHALAAAVRATARTVAQDAPGNSVEVRVPPFVAVQCIEGVRHTRGTPPNVLETSPRQWLLLATGLESLDDAVAAHQVSVSGHRAGDVADYLPVIPLAAVGSSLER